The following proteins are co-located in the Candidatus Latescibacter sp. genome:
- a CDS encoding tetratricopeptide repeat protein, with amino-acid sequence MSLIADALEKLQKTRMEQAQKPGINRLRGMLTPMKQMSHRKRFLKARFIYIGIIVGSCMLIILLFRPFLITPRLHESEQKSLERQTTEPATQYLPPLSTEEKFSEKSPNQEDNTISVQSQTTRSTSLDSNQRPETRSDLTSLNLNQKPETRSDLDQRITSKSKLSETIRYYYNLGVTFQKQGQLSQAEAQYKKVIPLDPLNVEVHNNLGLIYKEMGKLDDAIEEYQKAISIDPEYWKAHHNLGVVFYMKGDLEKASAEYVIALKLNPKDMGIYNNLGLSYKNQGRFLDAENTFKEALSINPTYPETYYNLALTFEKEKNLSAAIYNYQKFIQFSSKEHNSLVEKVKNHLEKLGEGQEKK; translated from the coding sequence ATGAGTTTAATTGCAGATGCCTTAGAGAAGCTTCAAAAAACCAGAATGGAACAGGCTCAAAAGCCAGGTATCAATCGGCTTCGAGGTATGTTGACGCCAATGAAGCAGATGAGCCACCGTAAAAGATTCCTGAAGGCTCGCTTTATTTACATTGGCATTATTGTCGGTTCGTGCATGCTCATTATTTTATTATTCCGGCCTTTCCTTATAACCCCCAGGCTTCATGAGAGTGAACAGAAGAGTTTGGAACGTCAAACTACGGAGCCTGCTACTCAATATTTACCTCCGCTCTCCACGGAGGAAAAATTTTCTGAAAAGTCGCCAAATCAAGAAGACAATACTATAAGCGTCCAATCGCAAACTACGAGATCTACTTCTTTGGATTCTAACCAAAGGCCGGAAACCCGCTCCGATCTTACCTCTTTGAATCTTAACCAAAAACCGGAAACCCGCTCCGATCTTGACCAGCGTATTACCAGTAAATCTAAACTCTCCGAGACAATAAGGTATTATTACAATTTAGGGGTAACGTTTCAAAAACAAGGACAGTTATCTCAAGCCGAGGCACAATATAAGAAAGTTATACCGCTTGATCCCCTGAACGTTGAGGTTCATAACAATCTTGGCCTTATCTACAAAGAGATGGGGAAATTAGATGACGCAATAGAGGAATACCAGAAAGCCATTTCTATTGATCCAGAATATTGGAAAGCTCACCATAACTTGGGCGTGGTTTTTTATATGAAAGGGGACCTGGAAAAGGCTTCTGCTGAGTATGTAATAGCTCTCAAGCTTAATCCAAAAGACATGGGGATATACAATAATCTCGGGCTAAGTTATAAGAATCAAGGTCGTTTCCTGGATGCAGAGAATACTTTTAAAGAAGCACTGTCGATCAACCCGACCTATCCTGAGACCTATTATAATCTTGCTCTTACCTTTGAAAAGGAAAAAAATCTTTCTGCTGCCATTTATAACTATCAGAAATTTATTCAGTTTTCCTCAAAAGAGCACAATTCCCTCGTGGAAAAGGTTAAAAACCATCTTGAAAAATTAGGTGAGGGGCAGGAAAAAAAAT
- a CDS encoding AAA family ATPase: MYEDFYGLHEKPFSITPDPQFLFLSRNHRSALEHLTYGIEQKEGFILITGDVGSGKTMICRYLLERMNQKTKTALILNPLMSEEELLQSIIFDFGLTTSSTTRKELIDKLNQFLLDCSAGGETVVLIIDEAQNLSIPVLEQVRILSNLETEKEKLLQIILVGQVELQEKLNLPKLRQLNQRISIRYHLSHLNQDEISRYIEHRLTVAGSSGGITFTKGALRTVFQYSGGVPRLINLICDRALLAGYTSQSNRITYQLVKRSIESLGRDKEISEPFNFFTKGKVISFAVVFFIMGLLFSMLFQGEISRFFTSRSTPGKTEAPSQSTNVVQETRSDSLNTKSPVPGKEHTTDISLPYTIQIGSFAKEDSASARVTVRMLEGLNLGYKVYVSRVELPKNQEVRVWYRVLIGEFETEAEAMSIATKLKLHKEIPHTLVVSKSFAFGSGELK, translated from the coding sequence ATGTATGAAGACTTCTATGGATTACATGAAAAACCTTTTAGTATAACCCCTGATCCCCAATTCCTCTTTTTAAGCCGAAATCATAGGAGTGCTTTAGAGCATCTTACCTACGGGATCGAACAAAAAGAGGGATTCATTCTTATCACGGGAGACGTTGGCAGCGGAAAGACCATGATCTGTCGTTACCTACTGGAAAGGATGAATCAGAAGACAAAAACAGCCTTAATATTAAATCCTCTAATGTCGGAAGAGGAGCTTTTGCAGTCTATAATCTTCGATTTTGGTTTGACTACTTCGTCTACCACAAGAAAAGAACTCATCGATAAATTAAACCAATTTCTACTGGATTGCTCTGCGGGCGGTGAAACTGTAGTGTTGATTATTGACGAGGCTCAAAACCTTTCAATTCCGGTACTAGAACAAGTGCGGATATTATCTAATTTGGAGACGGAGAAAGAGAAACTTTTGCAAATTATTCTGGTAGGGCAGGTGGAATTGCAGGAAAAACTTAATTTGCCCAAACTAAGACAGTTAAATCAAAGGATATCCATAAGGTATCATCTCAGCCATCTCAACCAAGATGAGATTTCCAGATATATTGAACATCGGCTAACAGTAGCAGGTTCCAGCGGTGGAATTACATTTACCAAGGGAGCGCTGAGAACTGTCTTCCAATATTCTGGGGGTGTACCCCGGCTTATCAACTTGATTTGTGATCGTGCCCTTCTTGCAGGATACACCAGTCAGAGTAACCGTATTACTTATCAACTCGTTAAAAGGAGCATAGAAAGCCTAGGGAGGGATAAAGAGATTTCTGAACCTTTTAATTTTTTCACAAAGGGAAAGGTGATCTCATTTGCCGTTGTTTTTTTCATTATGGGATTACTCTTCTCCATGCTATTTCAAGGCGAAATATCCAGATTTTTTACCTCTCGGAGCACCCCGGGTAAGACAGAGGCTCCTTCTCAGAGTACTAATGTAGTACAAGAAACCAGGTCTGATTCTCTGAACACAAAATCTCCCGTTCCGGGGAAAGAACATACAACGGATATTTCATTGCCTTATACTATCCAAATAGGCTCTTTTGCTAAGGAAGATTCGGCTTCGGCTAGGGTAACAGTCCGTATGCTGGAGGGTTTGAACTTAGGATATAAGGTGTATGTTTCTAGGGTAGAGTTACCCAAGAATCAGGAAGTGAGGGTGTGGTATCGAGTATTAATAGGAGAATTTGAAACAGAGGCCGAGGCCATGAGTATAGCCACGAAACTGAAACTGCATAAAGAGATTCCCCATACCTTAGTTGTCTCTAAGTCCTTTGCTTTTGGCAGTGGAGAATTAAAATGA
- a CDS encoding secretin and TonB N-terminal domain-containing protein yields MLFFLLTVLAFLFYWGCAGPKMVARPDILKKTDTPSPPPEKELEEIVVSRLEERKEPEEVFSLSVPDADIREVLLAFANRTGYNIVVDPDVSGKVTTDLKNVTLDQAFDALLSPLDLQYKRNDNFISVSKSKMETRMFYLQYTTTIRTGTETISSSTRGGGGGAGGVSSVNSSSTADPWLDLEAGLSKMISKEGKMVINKMAGCVMITDFPSKLNLIAQFLKEVESSILKQVIIEAMIVDIVLSKDHQTGMNWSSITEGLQIVKPTESFSAVMTQALGSATGVFQIGVSNKSFSALLDAMSKEGKVNVISNPQVSVMNNQMAIIKATTTDVFWEVTTTYDPETKKSTTLPVSRTVDVGVVLSVTPQISPDGEVTMHIHPSITEKIGESTFQSETTKGTVPILSARETDTVIKVRDGKTVIIAGLMQDKKNTYTTKVPILGDIPGLGALFRHTKNENIKTELAIFLTPTVIVGTRLEDLSREELKKFNINTTSQKEK; encoded by the coding sequence ATGTTATTTTTCTTGCTGACAGTGCTGGCATTCCTCTTTTACTGGGGCTGTGCTGGTCCTAAAATGGTAGCGAGGCCTGATATCCTCAAAAAAACGGATACACCTTCTCCACCCCCAGAGAAGGAGCTGGAGGAAATAGTGGTATCCCGGTTAGAAGAAAGAAAGGAGCCGGAAGAAGTTTTTTCTCTATCGGTGCCGGATGCGGACATTCGGGAGGTGTTGTTGGCTTTCGCCAACAGAACAGGATATAACATTGTCGTGGATCCAGATGTTTCTGGCAAGGTCACTACGGATCTAAAAAATGTAACCTTGGATCAAGCTTTTGATGCCCTTCTTTCCCCGTTAGATTTACAATATAAGAGAAATGACAATTTTATCAGCGTTTCTAAATCTAAGATGGAAACACGGATGTTCTATCTCCAGTACACGACAACTATTCGAACAGGGACAGAAACAATTAGCTCTTCAACAAGAGGAGGAGGAGGAGGAGCGGGAGGAGTCAGTAGTGTTAACTCTTCCAGCACTGCTGATCCCTGGCTAGACCTCGAAGCAGGATTATCAAAAATGATATCTAAAGAAGGCAAAATGGTGATAAATAAGATGGCGGGATGTGTGATGATTACCGATTTTCCTTCTAAATTGAACCTTATTGCACAATTTTTAAAGGAGGTAGAGAGCTCAATATTAAAGCAGGTGATAATCGAAGCCATGATTGTAGACATAGTCCTGTCCAAGGATCATCAAACGGGTATGAACTGGAGTAGTATTACTGAAGGTTTGCAAATAGTTAAGCCAACTGAATCTTTTTCCGCAGTGATGACCCAAGCTTTAGGCTCGGCCACCGGCGTTTTCCAGATAGGCGTCTCTAATAAAAGTTTTTCGGCTTTACTGGATGCTATGTCCAAAGAGGGAAAAGTCAACGTCATTTCCAATCCTCAAGTCTCCGTTATGAATAATCAAATGGCAATTATAAAAGCAACAACAACAGATGTCTTCTGGGAAGTGACAACTACCTACGACCCCGAAACAAAGAAAAGCACCACTCTCCCTGTTTCCAGGACAGTGGATGTTGGGGTTGTTCTTAGTGTAACCCCTCAAATAAGTCCTGATGGTGAAGTTACGATGCATATCCATCCCAGTATTACTGAAAAGATAGGGGAATCGACTTTTCAATCTGAGACTACCAAAGGCACTGTGCCTATTCTCAGTGCTAGGGAGACAGACACGGTAATAAAAGTGAGGGACGGAAAAACTGTAATAATTGCTGGGTTGATGCAAGACAAGAAGAATACGTATACAACCAAGGTTCCCATATTGGGAGATATTCCGGGCTTGGGAGCTCTGTTCCGGCATACAAAAAATGAGAATATTAAAACCGAATTGGCGATTTTCCTTACTCCCACCGTTATAGTGGGAACGAGGTTGGAGGATCTTTCCCGTGAAGAACTCAAAAAATTTAATATTAATACCACCAGTCAGAAAGAGAAATGA
- the pilM gene encoding pilus assembly protein PilM: MLFGSKSIVGIEINSSQIRFVWLDSSAEPAKVLDFGVADLFSAHPENIAQQLMAVVQKRGLENQKASLAVSGPAIVHHTFTIPPMSKKDMRIVVEREVKKVIASPLDEMVFDWKVSRDVEVAEGKKREVLVIIAPLSLISSQISLLKQSGLKPFVLTTIPLILLNSLNFTEERDKATAFIHLGKDEGNILFARKGIYYFSRNFSLEAKDEDSKGLQEVQRSILYFNQSFPGERLEMVILSGDAEDLSLTWPIQLDNWRERLGVEFKVFDPVHNLDLAPLGGRAKEFCEIATQLAIPLGLAHGLSKALPINLSVHIKGKRSQLNEKRLAIIIAAVFLLFTVGGYVGLLLRTNHYSQILREKKAALQELQPLLREIEVFQKQRDIYQRRSAFLQRLSGRNALLVRVLQNLSLLVPEEVVFQSLKIERAEKKWQATIKGEATASDQVIALSAYNRLRSGLKASSSFTNVEFLPPKMGSIKQTTGISSPGSGEGKTMIGFEIKCEIRE, encoded by the coding sequence ATGTTATTCGGATCGAAAAGTATCGTAGGGATCGAGATCAACTCCTCACAGATCAGGTTTGTATGGTTAGATTCTTCCGCCGAGCCGGCAAAGGTGCTTGATTTTGGCGTGGCTGACCTTTTCTCCGCCCATCCTGAGAATATCGCTCAACAGCTTATGGCAGTGGTCCAGAAAAGAGGGCTCGAAAACCAGAAGGCAAGCTTGGCTGTTTCTGGCCCTGCTATAGTTCACCATACTTTTACCATACCCCCTATGTCTAAAAAAGATATGCGGATAGTGGTTGAAAGAGAGGTAAAGAAAGTTATTGCTTCCCCTTTAGATGAGATGGTCTTTGATTGGAAAGTATCAAGGGATGTAGAAGTGGCTGAAGGCAAGAAAAGAGAGGTGTTGGTGATTATTGCACCTCTTTCCCTGATTTCCAGCCAGATATCATTATTGAAACAGTCCGGATTGAAACCGTTTGTATTGACCACCATTCCACTAATACTGCTCAATTCTCTCAATTTTACGGAAGAGAGAGACAAGGCAACGGCTTTTATCCATCTGGGGAAAGATGAAGGCAATATCCTCTTTGCAAGGAAAGGGATATATTATTTCAGTCGAAACTTTTCTTTGGAAGCGAAGGATGAGGATTCGAAGGGGCTGCAGGAAGTCCAACGATCCATTCTCTACTTTAACCAGAGCTTCCCAGGTGAAAGGCTAGAGATGGTGATACTAAGCGGTGATGCCGAAGATCTGAGTCTGACATGGCCAATACAACTAGACAACTGGAGAGAAAGGTTGGGGGTGGAATTTAAGGTATTCGATCCCGTCCACAATTTGGATCTCGCACCCCTTGGGGGCAGGGCAAAGGAGTTTTGTGAGATCGCTACCCAACTGGCCATCCCTTTGGGTTTGGCCCATGGTCTCTCAAAGGCCCTTCCCATAAATCTATCGGTTCATATCAAGGGAAAAAGATCACAGCTCAACGAAAAGAGGCTGGCAATAATTATAGCTGCTGTATTTCTTCTGTTTACAGTAGGCGGTTATGTGGGACTTTTGCTAAGGACAAATCATTATAGCCAGATACTTCGCGAAAAAAAAGCTGCCCTACAGGAGCTTCAGCCTCTTTTACGGGAAATAGAGGTTTTTCAAAAACAGAGGGATATTTATCAAAGAAGATCAGCGTTTTTGCAACGGTTGTCCGGACGGAATGCCCTCTTGGTAAGAGTGCTCCAAAACTTAAGCCTGCTGGTGCCCGAGGAGGTGGTCTTTCAATCCCTTAAGATAGAAAGGGCAGAAAAAAAATGGCAGGCAACTATTAAGGGAGAGGCAACAGCTTCAGATCAAGTTATTGCCCTATCGGCCTATAACCGGCTACGTTCAGGGCTGAAAGCCTCTTCTTCGTTCACCAATGTTGAATTTCTTCCTCCTAAAATGGGCAGCATCAAACAAACCACAGGTATCTCCTCTCCTGGCTCTGGAGAAGGGAAAACCATGATAGGATTTGAGATCAAATGTGAGATAAGAGAATGA
- a CDS encoding type II secretion system protein GspG, translating into MEEMKSFYKAIMGDPELGTFGYVGDVGSLPSTLEDLVARPSGVSSFAAYTNGVRYGWRGPYITTRYNDFLDGWGTPYRYGQSPDGAGQIRSAGKDKTFDTNDDILFPQRPVNIYGTLLVSSSVNGIPNPRGVTVEVFYPRDGVEVNPTDLKLWTKQTANDPTEWNGFTFSVVHGIRVIRLSFSSDPPKLTNVCVLADAQVHQKIFTSSDETVRP; encoded by the coding sequence ATGGAAGAGATGAAGAGTTTTTATAAAGCCATAATGGGGGATCCTGAGCTTGGCACCTTTGGGTATGTGGGTGATGTGGGTTCATTACCCAGTACCTTGGAAGATTTAGTTGCCAGGCCGTCTGGGGTTTCATCTTTTGCTGCCTACACAAATGGTGTGAGGTATGGCTGGCGCGGCCCTTATATAACCACCAGGTACAATGATTTTCTAGACGGTTGGGGTACTCCGTACCGATATGGTCAGTCCCCGGATGGGGCCGGGCAGATCAGAAGCGCCGGTAAGGATAAGACCTTCGATACCAATGATGACATACTTTTTCCCCAGAGACCGGTGAACATATACGGGACGCTCTTAGTTTCTTCATCAGTCAATGGTATTCCTAATCCAAGGGGAGTAACGGTTGAGGTGTTTTATCCACGCGACGGCGTGGAGGTCAACCCCACTGACCTGAAGCTTTGGACCAAACAGACTGCAAATGACCCTACTGAATGGAATGGGTTCACCTTTTCTGTTGTCCATGGCATTCGTGTTATAAGGTTAAGCTTTAGTTCTGATCCACCCAAATTGACTAATGTTTGTGTTCTGGCTGATGCTCAAGTTCATCAAAAGATTTTTACCAGTAGCGATGAGACTGTTCGTCCTTAG
- a CDS encoding prepilin-type N-terminal cleavage/methylation domain-containing protein has product MQSNKGFTLIELVVVLAIIGILVGALTPIVYRQIESARERATQEEIENIYRAIMGDPASETYGYLGDAGSLPNTLNDLLTKPVSVSSYSTSTDGVPNKHGVGRGWRGPYLNTRYNDLLDSWGTSYRYGQSPDGAGRIRSAGRDKTFDNGDDIVFPLHTVITQGTLLAAVFVNGIPNPKATQVTVYSTASGKQYTVGTQSSDTIGFNGFAFTVPQGIQVVEVTQTSQVKGTGGGTIPTPVTKLANAAVPANRQVNLEAYMTNSEPVVP; this is encoded by the coding sequence GTGCAGTCAAATAAGGGTTTTACCCTAATTGAACTGGTAGTGGTTCTTGCCATAATTGGCATACTAGTGGGGGCATTGACCCCTATAGTTTACCGGCAGATTGAGAGTGCCCGGGAAAGGGCCACCCAGGAGGAGATCGAGAATATCTACAGGGCCATAATGGGGGATCCTGCTTCTGAAACTTACGGATACCTGGGAGACGCAGGTTCACTGCCAAACACCCTCAATGATTTACTCACAAAGCCGGTTAGTGTATCCTCCTATTCCACCAGTACAGACGGAGTACCTAACAAACATGGAGTAGGCAGAGGGTGGAGAGGGCCCTATCTGAATACCAGATACAACGATTTACTGGACAGTTGGGGTACTTCGTACCGATATGGTCAGTCCCCGGATGGGGCCGGGCGGATCAGAAGCGCCGGCCGTGACAAAACCTTCGATAACGGGGACGATATTGTGTTTCCGTTGCATACCGTTATTACGCAGGGGACTCTTCTGGCGGCGGTCTTTGTAAACGGCATACCCAACCCTAAAGCCACTCAGGTGACCGTCTATTCTACCGCCAGCGGCAAACAATATACTGTGGGCACGCAATCCAGTGATACTATAGGTTTTAACGGTTTTGCGTTTACCGTCCCCCAGGGAATCCAGGTGGTTGAGGTGACTCAGACCAGTCAAGTAAAAGGCACCGGCGGCGGCACTATTCCAACCCCGGTTACCAAATTGGCCAATGCAGCCGTGCCTGCAAATAGGCAGGTTAATCTGGAGGCTTACATGACTAATTCGGAGCCGGTTGTCCCTTAG
- a CDS encoding prepilin-type N-terminal cleavage/methylation domain-containing protein → MKRKELILYPKGFTLIGVIVVMVVMAIVAAVAIPSVFLSISLSRENITKEQLKEIQKAIMGSPTLGTYGYVGDMGRFPNNLEELNIQGVQPTWTTTGNFLSIGMGWRGPYLNEEFFTNDYLKDAWNTPYILTVTHYPAQDSTKALVQSYGPDKQINTVDDYFSDVMILKGTLRLIVTIGMTDNIPRSVEADLYYANNGTQCATPIQSEIVTLQGEKGFWSYVSFAPVHHGVHGLLVNAGAIEEVVIVDIAGGIASDARVVVPIGTR, encoded by the coding sequence TTGAAGAGGAAGGAGTTAATATTGTACCCCAAAGGATTTACACTCATCGGGGTGATTGTAGTCATGGTAGTTATGGCCATCGTGGCGGCAGTAGCCATTCCTTCTGTCTTCCTTTCGATCAGTCTGTCTCGGGAGAATATCACCAAAGAGCAACTGAAAGAGATACAGAAGGCGATAATGGGTTCCCCTACGCTGGGAACCTACGGTTATGTGGGGGATATGGGGAGATTTCCCAACAATCTTGAAGAGCTAAATATACAGGGAGTTCAGCCAACCTGGACCACAACCGGGAATTTTCTTTCCATAGGCATGGGTTGGCGAGGCCCTTATTTGAATGAGGAGTTTTTTACTAATGATTACCTCAAAGACGCCTGGAACACGCCATACATCCTCACGGTAACTCACTACCCGGCACAGGACTCGACAAAAGCTCTGGTACAAAGCTATGGGCCGGACAAGCAGATTAACACGGTAGATGATTACTTCTCGGATGTAATGATTTTAAAAGGAACACTTAGGCTGATAGTTACCATAGGTATGACGGATAATATTCCCAGATCTGTGGAAGCAGACCTTTATTATGCGAATAATGGTACGCAGTGCGCCACCCCCATTCAGAGCGAAATCGTTACCTTGCAAGGAGAAAAGGGGTTTTGGAGTTATGTCTCGTTTGCCCCTGTGCACCATGGAGTTCACGGCCTATTGGTGAACGCAGGTGCTATCGAAGAAGTCGTAATAGTTGACATTGCCGGGGGAATTGCGAGTGATGCCAGGGTAGTCGTTCCAATTGGCACACGATGA